From the genome of Vitis riparia cultivar Riparia Gloire de Montpellier isolate 1030 chromosome 2, EGFV_Vit.rip_1.0, whole genome shotgun sequence:
AGACAGGTAGCCTCAAATGTGTCTCCTCCGGAATCCCAACCGAGTGTAGGTATTCAGTATCTTTGTGTAAATAAAACCTAGTATGAAAAACTTTAAGTTTGCCTCTACTCTTTTCATTAAGATTTGAATTGGATTTAATGCTTGGGTTGAACCATTTTGGTGGAATCCTACAACGTGATTCCCTCCCCCCCATCCCTCCCACATTTTATCTGATGGTGTATGTGCTTTAAAGCCCAAACTTTTAATAAAGCAATTTACTGGTTGATGGTTTATCCAGTGTTCCAATGTTGCTTTTCAAAACTGAGACCGCACAACTCCAGGCGCTGGATCTCTGTTTGAGATATGCTAGCAGTATGTTGAAAAGCAGAAAAGACTGTTATTGTGTGAAAATGCTTTGTATAGACTACATATCCATGGCATTGCCCATCAGTGATTGATTATAGTCTTAGACCTTTGGTATAAGCAAACACATAAAATAGTGCTAAGCTCGGGTGATACTGATGACAATTTGTAGCATATAATGGAGGTTTATGTCTTTAAATTATCTTGTGTGTTCCATGAAGCAGGCAAATTACTGGGTTTGGAGGGTTGACCCAAACTTTAGAGGGTCAAATATTGCGCAGGAACAAGCAAGGGTAAGAATGTAGCTATCAAGCTACTAGAATCTTTTCATTTAGTGAAAACATTATTCTTTGCTGTGATTTTAGATTGATCATTTCTGCAACAGGGTTGTTTTAAACCACTTTGGGTGGCTTTGTCAATCCTCATTGGCGGTCTTCTGTTGGATGTGCTGATATCAATTGTTCTTGGTGTCTCTGCATTGCCTGTGAACATCATCATTGGTACTTATTTTATACCCATTTGGCACCTGTTTATCTGCAAATACAACCTTCCAATATTCCAAGTTCTTGGTGGGCATTGGAACAGGTGTTATTGTCGTCCTTGGACTTGGAACTGCAATACGGCTTGCCCTGGAATTTTGCCATGAGTGGAGTTTAAGAAGAGTATCACAGAGAGTGGATACAAATGTGACTCTTGGTTACTATCCTACTTTGTAGgtaaatatgtaaataataagatttaaaacCTATAAGAGCCCTCTTACATATTTTGTTATGGGTACTCATCTATCTTCCTCTGCCTTACCTTAATGTTCTTGTTTCTCTTGCAGATTATACACCTGATGCATTGGAAAAGATCATTCTCCATTAAACAGATTTGATTTATTCAGTTGAGTGTGCCatgaaattttctttggaaATCCATCTGATGTTGTCAAGTCCTCTTTATTCTAGATTTTAATATGATTATACGCATTCATGCTGCTTCGATTTGCATTACCAGAAACAAGTAGTCATTCTCGTGGATGTACGTGTTTTGAGTGGATGCATATTTGTTTGTATTCTTCGTATCCTCACACCATCTGATCTGTTGTTGGTGAACGCATATGCACATGGTTTCTTTGGGTGATGCATATGCACATAGTCCTTGACTCCTTAATTTATACTGTACATAGCCCTCAATATATAGTCCTTTTACCAAGCCCAAAGAGCGAATCCTTCCTTTTCTAACGTTGCTTATTTCCTTCATCTTTAGATCATTTCTTCTACACTAGACATCATCTCTTGAAACTGGAATGTGTAACCTAAAATCTTGGATGTTACCAATTTATATGCCTTCACAACATGTAACTTAAGATGACAGTTATGACACCTTAAATCAATGAATCATTTAGCCAGCCATTTAGCAAGCATGAGGTTCTAGAAAGACATTAACAATTGGGTCTTTTGAGAATTTGTGAGAAGCATTGTAGGAACGGTGGAACGATTATGAAGCACTGGGAAAGTATTTTTGGGAGTAGGAAGAACTTATTTTGTAATTGTTAGTTTTAAACGTCGTCTTTTCAGTTTGATTCATAGAGAAAGGTTTCACAGCGAAGTTTAACAGTATTTGGCAGGAGCTCCCATGGATGC
Proteins encoded in this window:
- the LOC117927731 gene encoding E3 ubiquitin-protein ligase MARCHF2-like isoform X1, with protein sequence MKKNGVDLEEEGDAGGSSVEVVSGDHVTLTTILVSNGDSLVQVVVSDGDQLSPKKPHLSRTPSSHDQCRVCQQEKEEDLIDLGCQCRGGLAKSHRTCIDTWFHTKGSNKCEICQQVASNVSPPESQPSANYWVWRVDPNFRGSNIAQEQARGCFKPLWVALSILIGGLLLDVLISIVLGVSALPVNIIIGVIVVLGLGTAIRLALEFCHEWSLRRVSQRVDTNVTLGYYPTLLYT
- the LOC117927731 gene encoding E3 ubiquitin-protein ligase MARCHF2-like isoform X2; this encodes MKKNGVDLEEEGDAGGSSVEVVSGDHVTLTTILVSNGDSLVQVVVSDGDQLSPKKPHLSRTPSSHDQCRVCQQEKEEDLIDLGCQCRGGLAKSHRTCIDTWFHTKGSNKCEICQQVASNVSPPESQPSANYWVWRVDPNFRGSNIAQEQARGCFKPLWVALSILIGGLLLDVLISIVLGVSALPVNIIIGVIVVLGLGTAIRLALEFCHEWSLRRVSQRVDTNVTLGYYPTL